The Desulfurococcaceae archaeon DNA window CTCCTTATTTATCATTGAAAGGACTCGTGGGGATATTTGCTGGTTCCCCCTACCAAACAGAAACCCCTGACCTCCAATTGGGGTAACAACCAACTTAACCTTGCCATACCGTTCAATTACGTCTAGCAGGTCTTTTTCCCACGCATCTTTTACTAGCAGTTCGCGGTTCAGCACCACGTCAACGCCCAGTAGTGTGCAGTCCAAGCCTAACTTTCTACATACCGCCTTGACGGTGGAACCGGGTCCGAGTATGTAAGGGGTATTAGGTTCCATGGTCTCTACGATGTATTCTGCAATTGCCTCCTTGGCTAACTCCTCCTCCGTGCCGGAGTACAGCGTTTTCGGTGCTTGCACTAGATTTTCATAGCTCGGCACGAGCAGATAGCCAAACAGCCTAACTACGAGCCTGTCTTCCCTGAACGCCTCCTCGTCCACATCGAGAACTTCCCTCTCTACGAGCACGGTCATGCCTTTCAAAAACAAATCCAGTAGCCTGGCGGCTACGATGGGACTTACTGCGAACACCGAGCTGTACATCTTCACGCCGCTTGGTACGCCTATTACCGGTAATGAGGTGCTTACTGATTCGCATATGTCGCGTGCCGTGCCGTCGCCACCTACAAAGACCAGTATGTCTACGGAGCTCCTCATCTTGGTAGCGGCCTTTATGGTATCTTCTCTACGTGTAATCTCCTTCCGCTCACCAATGACTTCTACTAACTTGGCACTGTGTTTACTTGCCTTAACGGCGTCTTCGCCCATTACACCGGCTACACTCACTATTTCAAAGTCCTCGGAGTTGATACCGTTGAGGAACATCAGTGCACGTTGAGGTGCGACAGGCTTAGCACCGCGCTCTAGGGCCTTAAAGTAAGCTTCTCCATCAGTACCCTTAAGCCCTACGGAACCCCCCATTCCGGCTATCGGGTTAACTATGAAGCCCACTCGCTTGGAGGTCAAACTGCTCGCCACCATTTACAGGCTGGCTATTTTCGTTAGCTTCTCGGGCTTAAGCCTGTAAATGCCCTCTTCGAGCGCGTACACGCTACCAGACATGTCTCCGGGCAGATATTCCTTTATCGTTATGGAACCAGCGAAAACTGCCCCGTCACCGCTGTACGCTACTATGGTGTAGTACTCCTTCAAATTATCGTCACGAGGTTCGCGGAGCCAGTGAGTCAGGTACAGGTAAGGGGAGTCTTTGAAGAGCACGAGTAGTACCGTATTGAGGGCGCTACCGCTTAAGACGTAGTTCTTGGCCTCGCTGTATGCCTCTACGACGCAGGTATCAACGTTTTCTCCCCCTTCCGCGCATGTAAGGACGTAATCCATTACGTAGTGGCCGAGTAGTTCCGAGTCTACGCGGATCCAGGGATACACCCCTAGCTTCTCGGCGAGTGCTCTTTTATCTGCACCCCCGTTGTGTACGAACCACGCCGCGCCGTTATCGGTTAACCTCATGAATGGATGCACGTAGTCTATGCCGTAAGGCTCTTTCGCGGATGCTTTACGTGCATGGAGTACGAGGTAGAGCGGCTGGTATTCGCTGATCTTCTTCGAGAAGAGGCTGATCACCCTCCTCGAAGACTCGTAGTATATTGGCTCTAGTGACTTGTGGTGAGCTACAACGGGTTGTTCCTTCAAAAGCCCCGCCGCGACGAGCCCCCACCCGTCGTCATGCGACTTGTGCTTGCCTCTACTGACCCGCTCCAGGTATGGGTCGTATTCGTTGCTTAGTACGAACGAGTTCAACACCACATCAAGGAGGTCTTTGTTGGTTTTGGACAGTGCTAGTATCCTACACATATTAAGCCCCTTTACCCGTAATGACTTAGCAGGGTATTTAAGAACCGGCTGCTCTGCGTAAATGAAACCAGATGATGAGGGATCCGAACTCCGAGTGGACGATGAAGAGCTCTGTAGGCTGAAGAGCGTCGTGTCAAGTTAAATTGCCCCTGGCTACAGTACACGGCTACTCTGAGCAACTAAGAGATAAAGCACACTTCAACACTGTGCTGATTGGGGCAAGCGACGAGCATGGAAGTGTAATTGTAATTTAAGAACGTTATGGATGGGGCTCATTTAAATTAATTCTAGTCCCTTTCTAAACGCTAGTAGCGAGGGCTTAATAGCGCGCTTCGATATGACTAACCCTATAGCCTCTTCAACGTTGCTCGTTTTCAAAATCCCCGACATCTTTATAAACGCACCAAGAACCACCATGTTTAAGGCCCTCGGATTTCCCGATTCAACTGCTGTTTTTCTAGCTGGTACTATTAGCGCTCCGGGTGCCAAGGACTTTAACCTTTGAATTACGTCATCTCGGCTACTCTCCGGGGTGTTGAAGCTCACTGAGTACGGTGGCCTATACTCGTTAGCCGCGATGAGCTTCCCGCCGGGTTTGAGGTAGTGGATGTTCCGCAACGTCTCGTAGAGTTCTAGGCCGAGTAAGTAGTCCGCGTCTCCTGGGCTAAATATTGGCGAGTAAACCTCTTCACCTATCCTCACATAGCTGACGACGCTCCCATACCTTTGAGCCATTCCGAGAGTTTCCCCCGTTCTAACCTGTAACCCCTCCAGCGTTGCCGCCACCGCTAGAACCCTGGCGAGGGTTAAACCGCCCTGGCCACCAACAGAGGCTATGAGTATATTCGTGATTTTCATTCCACCACCTTCACCGGCTTAATCGCTTTAAATGCACAGAACCTGGCGCAAATTCCGCAGCCGTTACAATCCTCTTCGATTATCACGGCCTTACCAGCTTCCATGAATATGGCAGGGCAACCCGTAGATGCCAAGCACGCTTTACACCCTCTGCACAGATCTTTTTCAACGTAGTACCTGAGAGCGGCGCCCTGCGTTCTAACTTCTAGTAGCGCGCACGGATGCCTAGCTATGACAACGTTTACACCCGGCTTCGATAGCATGTCTTCGAGGATGCCGATCATCTCGTCGAAGTTGTATGGATCTACTACGACCACGTTATCTGGCCCGATGGCCCTCACTACATCTTCTATTGGAATGGACTTCACCTCTCTTCCAGTCTCGCTCACTTTCCACGCGGGAGTGGATTGGTGGCCGGTCATCGCGACTACGCCGTTGTCGAGTATGAGGACTAGTAAGTTAACCTTCTTGTTTACCGCTTCAATTAATGACGGTATTCCAGCGTGGTAAAACGTAGAATCCCCAATAACCGCTACGACAGGCTCTTTGAAGCCGGCGATTTTTATACCTGCAGCCATTGATATGCTCGCTCCCATACTGTGCTCTGTCCACAACATGTCTATGGGAGGATATACCGAAAGGGCGTAGCAACCTATGTCGCCTATTATGGGGACGTCACTGAGTTTTAACCTCCTCCTAGAAATCGCGATCTTTAGCGCTAAGAATGAGAATCTGTGGGGGCACCCAGGGCATAGAGGCGGGGGCCTTGGAGGCACCTGTACTTGGGGTAGTTCGGTGGCCTTTGCGTGTACTCCAAGAGCTCTCTCGACGATATGCTTATTCAGCTCACCTTCCAGCGGCGTGTGGCCTGTGAGCTTCCCCCTCACTGGGGCATTCAAGCCCATTTCAAAGAGTAGCGCCTTCAAGCCTTCTTCGAGGTAGGGATCCAGCTCCTCGACCACTATTATCTCCTTGCACCCGGCTAGCGTCTTCGTTAAGAACCTTGCAGGAAGCGGATATAAAAGGCCTAGCTTAACGATTCTCGCGTTTAAACCACGTTCTACTGCAATCTCCTTCACGTAGTTATACGCTACACCCTCCGTAACCACACAGACATCGCCGGATCCCTCGACCTTGTTTAGGTCGTACTTTTCCGCCGCTATCTCCACGCGCGCCAGCTGGTCGTCAAGCCATTTATGCCTTTCAAGGTTCCACTTCATGCCGGCTCTCACAAACCTGGGAGGGTTTTTTGTGAACCTGGGCTCCCGGTTCAGCCTCCTCACCTCGCCGAGCACTACGTCTCCCACAGCGTGGTTTACCCTCGTGGTAGTCCTCAGTATTACAGGTAAGCTCAACTCTTCGCTTAGATCAAAGGCTATCTTGGTATAGTCCTTGGCCTCCTGGGGGCTTGATGGCGAGATCATCGGTAACTTAGCCAATTTCGCGTACCACCTACTGTCCTGCTCGGTTTGCGTGGTGTGGGGTCCCGGATCGTCGGCGACCAGTACTACGAGGCCGCCGTCCACGCCGGAGTATGCCGCGGAAAGAACAGGATCTGACGCCACGTTTAGGCCCGGTGCTTTCATGGTTGCCATAGCTCGTAGCCCGGTAATTGCAACCCCATAAGCTACCTCGAATGCAACGCGCTCGTTTACTGCCCACTCTACGTACATGTCAACAAGGTGACTACTGTACCTTTGAAGAGCCATTATAACTTCGCTAGAAGGCGTACCGGGGTACCCGGTAACAACCTTCGTGCCCGCTTCTATGATACCACGCGCAATGGCCTCGTTACCCATTAGGGCGAGCCTGGTTCCCGGGGGCGCCAGGAGGCTCATTTAGTGAGCACCACTAGCCTATATATGGGCTAAACCTAAAAACGGTATTTCACGCTATTACGCACTACCGGCTACCCTTAGATGCCTCAGACTGCTTAGCCTCCTCTTCAAGCTTCTTCAACTCTTCCTCGATCTCCCTTTCTATTTCTTCAATAGGTTTGGGCGGAGGTGTCGTGGCAAGCGTGTAACCAATCCACCCCAGTATGCCGAAAACGGCGACTACTGCAACTATGAGAGTTAACTTCGTTAACCAGACCCAGAAATCGCCAAAGAGCATTAACCACGCGTACGCGACGATCACGACTATGGATATTGCTACGAGCAGCCACCCTATCAGCTGATCTCTACTCATAAATGACATTCACCTGTGTTCAAGGAAACTCTGAGAACACATGGGCGTAATAAACTTTATAAATGAACGTTTACTAACCGAGCTCGGCAACGATCTCTGCGTTAACGATCCTCGCCTTACCCCCGGTAGGTTCAACGAGCTGTGTTCCACAAACCTTGCACTTTCCGGGAAAGGTAGCGTGGTCGAAGACTACATTTTCAGCACCGCAGTTTTTGCAGACTACCTTGTAGAACCTGCTCTTGGGCATTGGTATAAGTAGCTTTCTCTTCTTCACTATTTAGCCACCTCCACGAGCTCGGCCTTCTTCAGCCTAATGCCTCTTCTGTGCACTATGTAACTGCACTTATTGCATTTAAGTTTTAAGACGA harbors:
- a CDS encoding ATP-NAD kinase family protein codes for the protein MTSKRVGFIVNPIAGMGGSVGLKGTDGEAYFKALERGAKPVAPQRALMFLNGINSEDFEIVSVAGVMGEDAVKASKHSAKLVEVIGERKEITRREDTIKAATKMRSSVDILVFVGGDGTARDICESVSTSLPVIGVPSGVKMYSSVFAVSPIVAARLLDLFLKGMTVLVEREVLDVDEEAFREDRLVVRLFGYLLVPSYENLVQAPKTLYSGTEEELAKEAIAEYIVETMEPNTPYILGPGSTVKAVCRKLGLDCTLLGVDVVLNRELLVKDAWEKDLLDVIERYGKVKLVVTPIGGQGFLFGRGNQQISPRVLSMINKEDIIVVSTERKIRDVNALLVDTGDKSTDAKLTGYIKVLVDYNRFIVARVISETT
- a CDS encoding indolepyruvate oxidoreductase subunit beta gives rise to the protein MKITNILIASVGGQGGLTLARVLAVAATLEGLQVRTGETLGMAQRYGSVVSYVRIGEEVYSPIFSPGDADYLLGLELYETLRNIHYLKPGGKLIAANEYRPPYSVSFNTPESSRDDVIQRLKSLAPGALIVPARKTAVESGNPRALNMVVLGAFIKMSGILKTSNVEEAIGLVISKRAIKPSLLAFRKGLELI
- the iorA gene encoding indolepyruvate ferredoxin oxidoreductase subunit alpha; protein product: MSLLAPPGTRLALMGNEAIARGIIEAGTKVVTGYPGTPSSEVIMALQRYSSHLVDMYVEWAVNERVAFEVAYGVAITGLRAMATMKAPGLNVASDPVLSAAYSGVDGGLVVLVADDPGPHTTQTEQDSRWYAKLAKLPMISPSSPQEAKDYTKIAFDLSEELSLPVILRTTTRVNHAVGDVVLGEVRRLNREPRFTKNPPRFVRAGMKWNLERHKWLDDQLARVEIAAEKYDLNKVEGSGDVCVVTEGVAYNYVKEIAVERGLNARIVKLGLLYPLPARFLTKTLAGCKEIIVVEELDPYLEEGLKALLFEMGLNAPVRGKLTGHTPLEGELNKHIVERALGVHAKATELPQVQVPPRPPPLCPGCPHRFSFLALKIAISRRRLKLSDVPIIGDIGCYALSVYPPIDMLWTEHSMGASISMAAGIKIAGFKEPVVAVIGDSTFYHAGIPSLIEAVNKKVNLLVLILDNGVVAMTGHQSTPAWKVSETGREVKSIPIEDVVRAIGPDNVVVVDPYNFDEMIGILEDMLSKPGVNVVIARHPCALLEVRTQGAALRYYVEKDLCRGCKACLASTGCPAIFMEAGKAVIIEEDCNGCGICARFCAFKAIKPVKVVE
- a CDS encoding transcriptional regulator — translated: MSRDQLIGWLLVAISIVVIVAYAWLMLFGDFWVWLTKLTLIVAVVAVFGILGWIGYTLATTPPPKPIEEIEREIEEELKKLEEEAKQSEASKGSR
- a CDS encoding 30S ribosomal protein S27e — protein: MKKRKLLIPMPKSRFYKVVCKNCGAENVVFDHATFPGKCKVCGTQLVEPTGGKARIVNAEIVAELG